TGGGAACCATTACCTTGAAGTCTGACTACCCCCTTCGAGGGTAAATCTCCTCGAATCAGCAGTCTCGGCACTTGTCCTTGAGATTGATATTCTGCTCTTAGATTAAGAACACCCACGCTAGTTAGCCATTGCCTTTCTAGCACTGGGTTGGTCGCAGAAATTGGCAAAGTCAAACTTTCTAACACTTGTTGAGCTGCCAGCAACGATACCAGCATCTGTTGCTGTGGTTGTAAATCTGAATAATCACTATCCAGATTTGGCATAGGATTTAGGGTATCTCCATAGCGGAGGTTGGCCCTTAGCTGGATTGTCCCTGCTAAGTCGTTTAGGACTTGGGATTCATTAGGGAAAAAGCTTTCCACTGCTTGGACTAATTTTGCCCCTAATGGCACAGAAGATGTTATCAGTGCTTGACATCTGTCGAGCAATTGCCGGAAAATGTTTTCCGGCAGAAGTGTCGGTAAATTGAGTCTGGACTGATGTGCTATCCATGCCCGGCTAGGAACTAGTTCCACCACTGGTTCGTCTATATACTCGGGATAATCTAGTATTTGTGTTTCCCAAGGAAATAGCGGAGGCTGGTCTTCAACTTCGACTTGTAACCGACGTTTAAGTACGGCTTGGAAACGTTCTTGCACAGTTGGAATTTCTCCCAATAAAGATGTTTGGGGCTTGCATCCCTCTTGTTCGCCACTGGTAATTTCGGTGGTTGTTACTAAAGGTTTGTCTGCCCCGTTGATATCCTTACGTTCAACTTGCGTATACTCTCTGGAACTGAGAGCATCTGTCAATAACCAAGAGAGTAAATTTTTTTGTAAGGTTTCTGAGTCACTATTCATGAGTAGAAGCACTTGATCCGGACACTAAGGAGTTACGAATCTCCCAAGCTTGTTCAAGAATTTTAAACCATCGCTTCTGAAGTTGTGCCATTGATAAACCCAAAGTTTTAGCTATTTTTTCGTCGGTTTGTCCCTGCTGCTTCAGTTCTAATAAAGAGCGCTGCTTTTCGTCAAGCTTTTCGGTATAACCTTGCCATTGTTGAGGAGTTAAACCCAAGTTAGTGTGCAAATCAGCTTCTAACCACTCG
Above is a genomic segment from Fischerella sp. JS2 containing:
- a CDS encoding PatU; amino-acid sequence: MNSDSETLQKNLLSWLLTDALSSREYTQVERKDINGADKPLVTTTEITSGEQEGCKPQTSLLGEIPTVQERFQAVLKRRLQVEVEDQPPLFPWETQILDYPEYIDEPVVELVPSRAWIAHQSRLNLPTLLPENIFRQLLDRCQALITSSVPLGAKLVQAVESFFPNESQVLNDLAGTIQLRANLRYGDTLNPMPNLDSDYSDLQPQQQMLVSLLAAQQVLESLTLPISATNPVLERQWLTSVGVLNLRAEYQSQGQVPRLLIRGDLPSKGVVRLQGNGSQARAESSSPGCLSVELCCTQLDEAYTLMVELKEIDQQPLLFVIIPTK